TGGCATAGCGTCTTCCCCAAGCTTGCAGCAAATTAATCAGCAGAAGCAACACAAACGAGATCAGCAATAGCACCGTCCCGATCACCGTAGCTCCCACAATGTTGTACTGTTCCAGTTGCTGGAAAATCAGCACCGGCGCAATCAAATCCTTAAACGGTGTATTCGACGCAATCATCACCGTCGAACCATATTCCCCCACCGCTCGGGAAAACCCCAAGGCAACCCCCGTCAAAATCGCAGGCAGCAACGGCGGCAACGTCACCCGCAAAAACGTCTGGATCTTGGACGCACCTAGGGACCACGCCGCTTCCTCTAGCTCCCGTTCCATTTCGCTCAGTACCGGTTGCACCGTCCGCACCACAAACGGTAAGGAAATAAACAACATCGCGATCGCCACCCCCACTCGGGTAAAGGCAATCTTGACCCCAAAGGGAGCCAGCAGTCCCCCAATCCAGCCCTTGGGACTGTAGACCGTTGCCAGTGTCAATCCGGCCACCGCCGTCGGCAACGCAAACGGCAAATCCACGATCGCATCAATCAGCCGCTTCCCCGGAAAGGAATAACGCACCAACACCCAAGCAATCAACGTCCCAAACAATCCATTGACCAACGCACTGCCCAACGCCGTCACAAACGTGACCTCATAGGCCGACAGCGCGATCGGACTTGTCGCAATCCGCCAAAATTCACTGGGTTGCGCCGTAATCGCTTTCCCAAACAGCGCCACGATCGGCAGCACCAACATCCACGCCAGATACCCGATCGTCACCCGCCATGGCAGAGAAATTTTGCCTAAATACCCTAACGGTTGTCGCCAGGAAAGAGAAGGAGCGATTGCCATAAAAACAACTCAAACTACAAAGACATCAAAAAGATGGAAAAAACTAGGAAGCTTTCGAGGCAGTCCCTTGAATTTGATCAAACACACCGCCTTGATCAAAAAACGTCTTTTGCAGCATTTTCCAGCCGCCCATTGCTTTGGCCGTCGTCAATTGCGCGATCGCGGGATACTGCTGCACCATCTCCGGCGACTGGGCCACCTCAGGATTCACAGGCCGAAACCCCACCTTGGCAAACTCTACCTGCGCCTCTGGGCTGAATAGGTACTGCACAAAGGCTTCTGCTGCTGCTCGGTTGCCGTGGCGATCGACATTCTTATCCACCACCGCGACCGGCGCGTCAATGGAAATATTCACCGGCGGCACCGTAAACGGCAACGATTCCCCCTTGAGTTTGGCCAACAACAACTCATTCTCATAGTTGATCAGCACATCCCCCACTTCCTGCTTAAAGAACGTGTCCGTCGCTTCTCGGGCATCCCGCGCCAACACCGGAACCTGCTGATACACCTGTTTGACAAAGGCTTTGGCCGTTTCGTCATTGCCATTGGCTTGCAGTGCCGCGTTCCACAACGCCAAAAAATTCCACCGCGCCACCCCCGACGATCGCGGATCAGCGGTAATCACCTGAATTCCCGGTTTCACCAAGTCCGCCCAGGTTTGAATCTGCTTTGGATTGCCATCCCGCACCGCCAAGGCCACCACCGATCGGGTCACGATCGCCTGATTGGGGGCCTCATCTTCCCAGCCCGGATCAATCAACCCCGCCTTTTCAATCTTTTGCACGTCCAACCCCAAGGCCAAGTGCACCACATCTGCTTCCAACCCATCGATCACCGCACGGGTTTGGGCACCGGATCCAGCGTAGCTTTGGTTAATCGTCAATCGCTGGTTGTGCTCCTGTTGCCACTTGTCCTCAAACTTGGGAATGATGGCCCGGTAGGCAATTTTCGGCACCGAAAAAGAGGCTAGCGTCAGTTCGATCGGGGCGTTCCCCGCTGGCCGGAATCCCTGGCAAGCCCCCAGCAGCCCGGACAGCACCAAACCCACCACAAATAACCCAACGCCTCGCTGGATCAGTCGCGCTTGGGACAACCTCGATCGCTGCAATGCCCTGTAGAACGCCTGACTGTACCGTCTACTCAGGCGACTAAAAGCCCTATTAAATGCCTGACTATGGCAAGCCCGATCGCAATCTTGACCAGATTTTTTACTTGAAGGGTTACTAAGAGCCATCGGAATCTACAGTTTGTCGGTCGGGAAAGGGGATTTATTTGTGCTTCCTGATACTAGCGTTAAATGACCTACGACACAATTAGCCCCATGCATGCAAATTCCAGCCCTAATCCAATCCGATCGATAGACAATTGCGTATGGACCATGCAGGACAACAATTCGCTATTCTGGAGAGAGTGTTTAAAGTTTATAGAACTTAACACTTGCATCCTCTCCCATTGAGCCTATGAAGTGTGTCATCAATCGTCGAGCCAAGTTTTCGGCCAGCCATCGGTATTGGCTTCCGGAATTGAGTGATTCGGAAAATGCCGAGCAGTTTGGAGACTGTGCCCGATTTCCTGGGCATGGCCATAACTACACATTGTATGTGTCTATGCTAGGGGAGGTTGATGAGCATGGGATGGTGCTCAACCTATCCAATGTCAAACACGTCATTAGGCAGGAAGTCACAGGTCAACTAGATTTTTCCTATCTCAATGACGTATGGGAAGACTTTAAGCAAACCCTACCCACCACTGAAAATCTGGCACGGGTGATTTGGCAGCGTCTTGCCCCCCACCTCCCGATCGTCGAGATTCGCTTGTACGAAAACGAAACCCTCTGGGCTGATTATCAAGGAAACGCCATGGAAGCTTACCTCACTGTTAGCACACACTTCAGCGCGGCTCACCGCTTGGCTCACCCCGACCTCAGCTTTGAGGAAAATAGCCAAATCTACGGCAAATGTGCACGGGTGAATGGCCACGGCCATAACTATCATGTGGAAGTCACGGTGAAGGGCAATATCCATCCCCGCACAGGAATGCTGGTGGATTTGGGTGCATTGCAAGCCGCGATCGATGAATACATCGTGGAACCGATGGATCACACCTTCTTAAACAAAGATCTGCCTTACTTTGAGCGGGTGGTTCCCACGGCAGAAAATATTGCCGCCTACATTTGCCAAACTTTAGAAGAACCCGTGCGGCAACTGGGCGCAAAGTTACATAAAGTGAAGCTCTACGAAAGCCCCAATAACGCCTGCGAAGTTTACGCCAGCAGCAACACCGACAACTTGGCGCTGAAAATCCAACTTCCTGAACTGGCCACGGTGTAAGCCTTAAATGGGCAGAAGAAGAGCCAGACTCCTAGTCCCTCACCCAGAACGGGAGATGGATTGAGGGAGAGGGCAAAATTGCAGAGACTCATGAGTGATGCAGAACTGCTCATTCCATATTTGATAAGAAAGGCTTGCCGTTACAATGCAAGCCTTTCTTTTTTTCGCCCAAGTTTATCCCGTTTTACCCAAATCCCGTTTTAGGCTAGATAAAGTGTTTACTGCTTTTAGAAAAGTTGCATGACCATTAAGCGGTTGGTTTTGGTAGCCCTCACAGCGATCGCGCTCCTGTTCATGGGGGCGGATTTGGTTGCGAGTCTTGGCAAACCCCAGTTTCAAGGACGATTAACCCTATTTGAAAGTGACTTGCGGTTGCACTTTGTGGAGTGGCAAGGGCAACCCGATAGCACCGCCCAAGCGCTACGGGAACTGCTGGGAGAAAGTCGGCCTGTGGAATCCGCCCTGGAGGAATACACGGCTGCCAAAACCCTCGCCGCTGATAATTTAAGCAATGCCCAAAAGGAACTGACTCAGCTGAAACAGGCGGATACGACGTCAGAAACCATTCTGGAGAAGCTAGCAGACAAAACCCGATCGGAACAAATTGCAGACCTAGAAGCCCAAGTGAACCAAAAGCAGAAGAACCAGGATGAACTGGATCTGCGCTTGGGTCTGCTTTACCGCATCAAGCCCAAAGCTACGACAGAAGACTTACAAAAATCCGCCCAACTCTGGCAGAACTTGCAGGAGAGTCCTACCACCTCACCCAATCTTGCCGACACCGCCGCTGTGCTCTCCGGCCTGTGGCAAACGCCGCCGCAACTCCTGCCCCAAGCTGAACGCCTGATTCAGCAAAATTTGGATGGCTGGTATCGCTATCGATCGCTGGAACGGGTCTATGAACTGTCCCAGCAGAAGGCCGAACTCAGCAAACTCAACGCCACCGAACAAGAAACCGCCGAGCGCGTCATTACCCAACTGGGCTTCAGCAGCTTGCTCAGTGCCCTGACCTTTGTGGGTGGCAGTGTCCTCCTCCTCACCCTCGGCGTCCAACGGTTGCTGCGCGGGCAGAAATCCCTCCTAGCAGGCATCCAAGACAGTCAATGGGCCGTTCCCTGGGATTGGGAAACCACGTGGTGGGTAGTCATCGTCGGCTTTTTCTTTGTCGGGCAATTTCTCGCCGGGAACTTTTTGGTTCCGATCGCTACCTTGGGTTTGAAATCCGCCCTCGGCCCGCTGATCAGCCGAGATCTGCTGCAAGCGTTATCGATTTTGGTTGGCTATCTCTGCCTTGCGGGGGGAGCCTCCACGGTTTTATATCAAACCCTCAAGCCCCATTTTCCCCTGGAGAAAAACTGGTTCCGCCTTAGCCTCCAAGGCAACTGGTGGCTCTGGGGTTTGGGAAGTTACCTAGTCGTTTTTCCGCTGGTTGTAGGAGTCAATTTAATTAATCAAGCGATTTGGCAAGGTAAAGGGGGCAGTAATCCCTTGCTAGAAATTTTGCTGAATGGTCAGGATCCCCTCGCCCTCGTTCTGTTCTTTGTTACGACTTCGATCGCTGCGCCCATTTTTGAAGAATTCTTTTTCCGAGGCTTTTTGCTGCCGTCCCTGACACGGTACGTTTCCCCGTGGAATGCCATTCTGTTAAGTAGCTTAATTTTTGCCCTCGTACACCTCAGTTTGTCAGAAGTGTTGCCCCTGGCGACTTTGGGGATCGTGCTAGGGTTTGTCTATACCCGCACCCAAAATCTGCTAGCTTCCATCGTGCTCCATAGTCTGTGGAACAGTGGAACCTTAATTAGTTTGTTTATCCTAGGAAATGCCAGTCGCGGATGACCCCCAAGCCGATCGATCGTAAACAACTGGGCCACCTCATGCTCTGGGCTTGTGGAGGCATGGCCTATTTCAATGCCTTCTCCAGCCTCAACTTACCCACCAGTGCGGCCTTCTTGTTGGCCGGGTTGCCCGTGCTGCTGGGCTGTCTGTGGCTGATGCGCCAGTCCTCGGACGACCCTTCATAATCCCCCTGGGAATCATCTTTCTGAATTCCCCGACTGAATCTCTCAACTTGAGGAAGTTTTGCCTGTGCTGACCTCTGCGATCGTGTCCTCGACCTCCGCATCTCCCACCGTCCAAACCCTCACCCTGGATATCACCGGGATGAAATGTGCTGGATGCGTTAAAGCCGTGGAACGCAAGCTGGCCCAACAACCGGGAGTCCAGTCCGCCTGCGTCAATCTGGTCACGGAAGTCGCCACAGTCACCTGTGAGCCGGAAACCGACCCCGAAGGGCTAGCGCAGGTCTTACCCCAGATCTTGACCCAATCGGGATTTCCCAGCCAAGTCAGACAGTCCAACAGCCCGTCCCTGCAAGCCGGCTTGGCGGATTTAGCCAATCTGCGCCAAGCCCAAGCCCAGCGCCAACGTCGGGATTTAATCGTTGCGATCGGGCTGTTGCTGGTTTCGACGATCGGGCATGTTTCACAAACGATCGGGATTGCCATTCCTGGCCTCGGTAATGATGGGT
This DNA window, taken from Alkalinema sp. FACHB-956, encodes the following:
- the cysT gene encoding sulfate ABC transporter permease subunit CysT, translating into MAIAPSLSWRQPLGYLGKISLPWRVTIGYLAWMLVLPIVALFGKAITAQPSEFWRIATSPIALSAYEVTFVTALGSALVNGLFGTLIAWVLVRYSFPGKRLIDAIVDLPFALPTAVAGLTLATVYSPKGWIGGLLAPFGVKIAFTRVGVAIAMLFISLPFVVRTVQPVLSEMERELEEAAWSLGASKIQTFLRVTLPPLLPAILTGVALGFSRAVGEYGSTVMIASNTPFKDLIAPVLIFQQLEQYNIVGATVIGTVLLLISFVLLLLINLLQAWGRRYAN
- a CDS encoding type II CAAX endopeptidase family protein — protein: MTIKRLVLVALTAIALLFMGADLVASLGKPQFQGRLTLFESDLRLHFVEWQGQPDSTAQALRELLGESRPVESALEEYTAAKTLAADNLSNAQKELTQLKQADTTSETILEKLADKTRSEQIADLEAQVNQKQKNQDELDLRLGLLYRIKPKATTEDLQKSAQLWQNLQESPTTSPNLADTAAVLSGLWQTPPQLLPQAERLIQQNLDGWYRYRSLERVYELSQQKAELSKLNATEQETAERVITQLGFSSLLSALTFVGGSVLLLTLGVQRLLRGQKSLLAGIQDSQWAVPWDWETTWWVVIVGFFFVGQFLAGNFLVPIATLGLKSALGPLISRDLLQALSILVGYLCLAGGASTVLYQTLKPHFPLEKNWFRLSLQGNWWLWGLGSYLVVFPLVVGVNLINQAIWQGKGGSNPLLEILLNGQDPLALVLFFVTTSIAAPIFEEFFFRGFLLPSLTRYVSPWNAILLSSLIFALVHLSLSEVLPLATLGIVLGFVYTRTQNLLASIVLHSLWNSGTLISLFILGNASRG
- a CDS encoding sulfate ABC transporter substrate-binding protein, with the protein product MALSNPSSKKSGQDCDRACHSQAFNRAFSRLSRRYSQAFYRALQRSRLSQARLIQRGVGLFVVGLVLSGLLGACQGFRPAGNAPIELTLASFSVPKIAYRAIIPKFEDKWQQEHNQRLTINQSYAGSGAQTRAVIDGLEADVVHLALGLDVQKIEKAGLIDPGWEDEAPNQAIVTRSVVALAVRDGNPKQIQTWADLVKPGIQVITADPRSSGVARWNFLALWNAALQANGNDETAKAFVKQVYQQVPVLARDAREATDTFFKQEVGDVLINYENELLLAKLKGESLPFTVPPVNISIDAPVAVVDKNVDRHGNRAAAEAFVQYLFSPEAQVEFAKVGFRPVNPEVAQSPEMVQQYPAIAQLTTAKAMGGWKMLQKTFFDQGGVFDQIQGTASKAS
- a CDS encoding 6-carboxytetrahydropterin synthase — translated: MKCVINRRAKFSASHRYWLPELSDSENAEQFGDCARFPGHGHNYTLYVSMLGEVDEHGMVLNLSNVKHVIRQEVTGQLDFSYLNDVWEDFKQTLPTTENLARVIWQRLAPHLPIVEIRLYENETLWADYQGNAMEAYLTVSTHFSAAHRLAHPDLSFEENSQIYGKCARVNGHGHNYHVEVTVKGNIHPRTGMLVDLGALQAAIDEYIVEPMDHTFLNKDLPYFERVVPTAENIAAYICQTLEEPVRQLGAKLHKVKLYESPNNACEVYASSNTDNLALKIQLPELATV